Below is a genomic region from Asterias amurensis chromosome 4, ASM3211899v1.
tcaatataacaaaaaatgtgatgatttaaaaacaacattgattCAATGGATTAACCAGACATTGTTCAAATCCACCacaaagcatctgaaatcaaCAAATTTCCTGGGCCATTGGGCGGGCCCATACCCCATGCCGTAAGGGCAACCGCTTTGCCCTTGCTCAGTCCTTTGACAAAACTGGCTACTTACATTATGTTTTTTCTCCTGCTACTTCAAAAACTATGGACAACCCGCCTATCTTCGACAGAGAATTATATACACTAAAATACGTACATTGTACACCACTGCACAGCATAAAATATGTCTGGGTTGTAGGGTTCATTATAGGCAACTCTAGGGGATAAATCCAGAGGTGATTATATACTGTCAGATGGTAAGATTACAGATCTATTATTTAAAGAAATCTGCGCAGCATGTTTGTCAAGACGTATTCTATTATTATGTTCTTGTAAAATTGCAATCTTTTCATCAGCCCCAGTGATATGTTCAGTGCTCTATAAACATCCGACCTCTGTTTACGTCAAtggaattaaaattaaaattcatcACTTTTAAAGGAAGTTTATTTTGGTCATACTTTGGTGATGACCTCAGAAGGAATTGTGTAACTTGTAGCCAGAAAGCATAGGGTAGTTCTAATTGAAAATCTTTAGGTCTATGGACacatttttgaaggggcaccaagtccaCCCAGGCCTAGTAATCATTTCAGGACAAATAACTGCTTTCTGGGCTTGATTGTCTTTGGTGGAAGATATGGAAAGACGATTGACTAGTAACTGCATTGAAAAGACATTTAAAAGAATGACAACAAATCAGACCttacacaaaagaaaacattcttTGATACCAGAGGCCAGAAAAAACTAATATTTCATCCAGAATATTCCAGGCCACATCAATACTGATCCTTCAGAGGACACTTGAAATCTGAAATACTGCCAATGTCGAGAAAACAACCTTTCAAGATGCCACAAATGAATGCAAATTATCACTTAAAAGAAAATGTTGTCTACACAAAAACTGACCAATGAACTTCATGACTTTTcacgaaaaaaagaagaagtaaatAAATTTGCTTTAGAAAAATCAATGCTGTACTTTCCCTTAAACAAGAAAGAGACAATTGATGGAAGCTTAAAAATGCACATATCAAGTCAAGGTACACATTGTACTGAATACACAAACATGTTTTAAGAAAACTGTGCCTGCTAATATGTATTTTTATGTCCCACTTAGCCAAAAAGGTCATATTCTGATTTGAGTATGCTTTTCTGAGATTTTAAAACACAAGACTACTGAATTTGCATTATAATCAGGTGACCACACATTGTACGTACACATGTGTATAGTATAACCAAAAACTTGGAAATAATGTGATAACACAATCAGCGAAATCAGTCATTTTCAGCGAGGAATATTATTGTACCttgtaaattaaaggaacacgttgccttggatcggacgagttggtctataaaaagcgtttgaaaccgtttgtttaaaatgcatattggttggaaagatgttttaaaaaaaaaatgcaatgatccacacaaatttgcctcaaaattgcgtggttttccttttactttgcgaactaacacagtcggccatttatgggagtcataaatttgactcccataaatggctgaccgtgttagtcgacgagaaaaaggaaaaccgtgcaatttcgagacatgcttgtgtgggtcattgtattctacttttaaaacatctttctacccattttatatgcattttataacaaacggttgcaaacgcttttcaaagaccaactcgaccgatccaaggcaatgtgttacTTTAATGTTCTGGAGTGGAAATGTTTCCTCTAAGTGGTCTAGAGAATGCCTATCCGTCTCTTGAGAAGAGATTGTGTTCGCCAAAACGAACTTATTGCAATAAagtgtaaatacatgtaaggTAAGGGTTTTATCATACAGAGTTTCTCATGCTGAGCTACAGAGTTTTGAATAGGGaaaaagaagaataagaaaTTGAATCATCCTTTTCacgactttaaaggaacacgttgccttggatcggacgagttggtcaaaacaaaagcgtttgtaaccgttttttataaaatgcatatggttggaaagatgttttaaaagtagaatacaatgatccacacaagtttgcctccaaattgcgtggttttccttctactgtgcgaactaacatggtcggccatttatgggagtcaaaattttgacccccataaatggccgacgtattagtcgacgaggtaaaaggaaaaccacgcaatttcgaggtatgtttgtgtggatcattgtattctacttttacaacatctttctacccatatgcattttataaaaaacggttacaaacgcttttcaaagaccaactcgaccgatccaaggcaacgtgttcctttaactaaaccAAGCTTCAACATTAATTCTTCATCCAAGAAACTTATTGGCTTTCATTTATCGGTACTTTTTTTCCACCTTCCTCTTCTAATCCCCCaatataaaattaataatacaaaatataaataaaacatatttttcaATCATGACCCTAACATGGGCCACTGCACAGTTACTTTCTGACTCAAGCTACGTAGGGGCGCCCCCTGTCCTCCCTAGGATTGACGCCCATGATGTACAATGTACccccaaacaattttttattaatcTGACAAATCAATCcaacaaatcaaataaattcCAATACTGGTTATTATTGTCAATATTATACTCACAATTTTGTCTTGAACTTTGGCAGAGAGATCCTTCTGCTGTAGTTCATATTGAACCATAGAAGTCGAAGTGGTTGATCATCACCATGTCAATTCACAAACAGTGCAGGCCTGGGGTTGCCTTCAAGCTGGCAGTGGTATCAACACCTGTCCATACTACACGATGCAAAACTATAATGATACCGGCAATATGGTCACCATCGTACATGAGCAGCAAACTTTACTCATTGTTGATGGTATGTGATGTGGTAAAAATCCTCTCACCTCTGAAACTCCATTCActacaaacaaaacacacacaaaatcaagcatataaGTTTGTACTCAAGTTTGGCATCCCCTGCAAAAAATCCAACGGACATCCACCTACCCATACATTTTTTTACCAGACAGGAAAGCCCCCCAAAATGTGGCCAAATAATTAGGTATGTCCTTCacttaaataaaaaagtttaaacaagCAAAAATGACAATGAAGTGATCAACttataattacatttttttctaaattacATTTTTGCACGTACTTAATTTCAACTGAAGGAACTGAAAAATGAGATCACGTGTCtcttgtaaaacaaatttggAAGCAGCAGGATATGGCTCACCTTCATTGAACTTGGTATTTTTTAAACcataaaacaaaacgaaaaactAAGAAAGAACAAATATCATATTGGCCATGATTTTTGAAGTGTTTTCAAGCGCTGTATACATTGTACTTAAATCTCAAGTCATgtgcaaaataaaaagcagaATCGGGCAAGCTCGAATAATAAAGGTTGTTGGTGTCAAGCCATTGCCTGTGGATGTTGTATTCACAGGAAAGGGAGCTTATCATAttgtataaaaaataatgacctAGACATAATGTAAAGACTAAGAGTCAAAATCCTCTCCACATTCATGATAATGGTCTGACTTGCTCGTTATCCCTACTTAATACGCATTCAATCAGTTGTTAATTCCTTTTCAACATGACTTGATGAGTTGTGCCCATCTGTCCCTAGACTAGTGAGGAGGCTGTTAGTGAAACAACAAGCTAACCGCTCTGACTACTTATCAATGAAAAGGCTATGGGCAAACCCAGAGGAACTGTAGCGGGTAGGATACAGTATGATTATGTTGTATTGTACGATCACAATGAGCCTGGTCAACAATATTCCCACAGCTAATTGCTTAATGCATTtcacaaaaacatgaacagatTAGTGAATGATTATTTGGCTATTAGTTGATTTAATTTTTAGCTTATGGGTTGGGAGAGATGGAGAGTGTTACAATCATACTCACAGGCCTTTTCAGGTGTAATGGCAAAATtatgaaggtttttttaaacctCTAAAGAttatattaaagtcacctggaaatatatttttttcttcttcaaacattagagtatatttTTCTGAACACGACTGCACAGTTTTCTAGAATATGAAAGAAGACTCTTGAGAGTGCTATTGAGACCTattcctgcaaaaaaaaacaattagttGTCATAATATGATAAGTTTAGGTTAATTGATGTAATCCTTTTCTGCAGAAAGCTTGTTTCCTGAGCTTTAACACTTTAAATCAGCAGTGGGCAACTTCGCTGATGGGCAACTTTGCTGAGTATCCTTTTGATTTCTCACCCCTTTTGTCCTTGCAAGaggaatttgtttaaaaaatacctCTATCGTGAGGCAAGTCTTGAATAGTTCTGttctttgtactttttgttaaaGCAAATGTATGTATTGCTATTGTTGTGCAACCAAGGCTGTTTTGTTTAGCTCTACAGCTTTTAAAACTCAAAGTCAAGGGCACTTTACAGAatgaagcattttttttttaaccttgctTATACTTCCAGGTTTTTTTTGTGCCTGTCAAGAATTGTAATTGTTAACAATCATTGCcgaagggaaaacaaaattacacctATGCAATTTGTCAATGTTTTAATGCATCATTCAGAACGTACTTCACAAACTGACAGACCCTATTTATTAATCCCTTTTTTTGTCTTAATCCCGAGCTTTAAATGCAGCTGGAACTAGTTTGAATGaacttttatttacattttacagAACAGAGAAATCAACTTTATTAGGAAGTCCGGCaaaatttgccttttttttcacaaaacccAACAAGTTTTATACCATTGGAAAGAGGATAGCAAAAGGAATCCAAtagtgttattttatttcaatagcTTAACTAATGGGAAAGCTATGCTCACTCAAACATGGCAGAGGGACGTTTTGAGTCTGTCAATTTCTTACTGATTAAAAAAGCATGGAAACTGCTCCTGATTTATTGATAAGGGCATCAGACATAATAAATTTGACACAATTGATCTTGGTATTCgttttcaatgggaaacttgGTGAAAATTGTGTCCTGTTTACTTATTTTAAAGCCtaattataaattttaaaaaaggtaaacaaattgaaatacatgtagcatgaacttatatctttttttctttcatttcaggTACCTCAAGGCTGGAAGATTCAAGCAAGTCAGTTTCAAAGACATAAGCTGCACATTTAACCGCTACCATGGCAACTGAAAACGTGCATTTTATGTCAATAAACAAATGCTGGTAAAAccagttttttttaacatagtGACCAagtatttaattaaaattaatatcGAGTCTTAGAGTAATTATGTTTACTTCTCTGTTTATTATGACACAAATTTTAAGCCCTTGCTTTTTGGAAAGTTAATAAACATTGCCGAATAGGATAGATCTCTTATTTTAATATCCGcacaaaaaactttttttattttgataattttgtttattaaaacaaattaataaaagttAAGTTTTAACCTCCAACAATGgaaagaagtttaaaaaaaaaatggcaatcagaacataatttattttaaccCTCTCTGAATTGAACCCAATAAATCCCCAGGCGAAAGTCGCCAGGTGTTTCTCATTCGGGTCTATTTTTGGTGTATCAGCGAATTGCGCAATCTTTCACAGACTGATGTCCATCACTCACACCGCAACCCTTGCTGAATATGCCTTTTTCAAGTCAGGGGACACGACCCTTGAAATGGCAATTTTTGCAGGCGGTGTGTCGGAATGCGCAGTGCCACGCTGCGTTTATTTTTCTCTATAAATTTGCTTTGCAATTTTTTGCAAtatttcataattcaaaaacaagCACATAGACAACCAGTTCAGAGTCAAACCTTTCAAATAATTAACTGTCAAAGAACTTTTAAGACCTATATGTAATTTCGTAGcattttcagaagaaaaatCTACATTATATGTCCGTATTTCATGTGTTCGAAAAACTGGGcaaatattacatttttattCATGTGAATTATTTAAAAACGGTAATATTGGAAAGCTGACAAAGTTCTATATCATGTACTTTGGTTTCTTGCATTATCTAGAAATAAAAGAGCACCCTCTAGTATTCTTGAGAATATACTTCTTGTGACAGTCGACAAAATGGACGTTAAGAGATTTAGACGCGTCAATTTCTGGCCccgaaaacaaaaaagtaaacttaatttttaacagtttaatagattttttttttcccgtaaTTATTAATCTTTATTCTTCCAGAAAACTGAATATCGTTTTATTTGGACATGGTTAACGTTATCAAATGGTGAGTTCATGAGTTATGCACAGCTACTTTTCACACACAAACCTACGCTTTACAAAACTGCCATTTTGACATCTTCCTCCATGTTTTGACAGACCCGCTAACGCTAACTTTATTTGTCAACCGACaacaattactcaacataaagttttgatttattttataaaatacctGGCCCTTGTGTTATTAtgaagcaaacaaaacaaaaggcaaGAATTATGtaataatgaaacaaagatGGGAGATAAAATGGGGCAAACGAAATTAGGTCATGGTAACTCGAGTAGAGTGGGGACGTGTACACACAGCACAGGCACACCATATCACTCACAGAAAAACTGGTGCGTGCGATGATGCGATGTTGTCCTACGTAGTTTGTGTATGTGGGCAGCAGGCAGAAAAGAGCCCTTCACAAGAATACAAAACTCTTCGGATCCCTTCTTGCTATGTTACATAATCCCGGTAGAAATGTTACTGTACAGTGCATTAATCTTACTTTGCAAGTATCAAATAAGATTTCCTACATCGTCGAACTTGTCGTTACATCCAACATTGCAGCCCAAGACTTGAAAATGTTATCCTTCGTTCCGTTCAAGGGGGAGACAGGCGAAATTGTAGAAAAAACGCCGGCATCTTCTCCCCGCGATGCAGTCTCAAAATATCGCGCAGCATCAACAAATCCGAGATCGCCGCTGTATGATCGTTCCCAGGTTCGGTACTATGCTACACTGTCACTGCAGTGAAATTGATGACTCTGGGAACAAAGTTGTTGTGTCGACGGCTAATCATAGCCGATAGAGGGGGTGCACTCTTTTTTCCATTACCCATCCTTATCCAACCCATGTGTTTGTGATGATGCAATTTTAATGTAGCAGACAGCCATTTCACTTGTGTTTTAAGGTTGTGCTTCTCTCTTCAATGCCATTTCTTCAATAAGGGCATATATCATAGGCTGATTAATAATGGCAGAGAGCGACAAACAAGCTATTCTAGACCAGATCAAGAAGCAGGGTGAAATTGTAAGAACACTGAAGACAGAAAAGGCAGAGAAGGACAAGGTAATTTatttcaatcaatcattcaacaATGACAACCAGAATCATCATGGAATAGGATTTTTAGAAACTGGCTCATCATGAATTGGTTCATTTCTACCAGTACCATGTCTACCTCCATCATGATCATGATAGATGATTCCTCCTCCTCAGGACAGTTGACCAAACTAGATTTTGGACAAATTTCTCTATTTTGCCACCAATTTCtggacttttgtttttgtttctgaggattatatatttttatttagtgtAAATTGACTTCTTTTTCCAGCGGTAAATTTCCCCGAATGTAAATATCATGTGGTACAAAGAAAATAACACATTACATTGTATGTATAGTGTATACATAAGTAAATTATATCTTAATTCATCAATCATCATCAATTCAAAGCAAGCCAGTCTCACCCTGTTTGGCATTTGCAATATTGATTACAGAGAGAGGGCTGGCTCGTGCAGGTATTTACTGGGCAAGAAGAGTTCTAACACTGTGTTCAGCCACAGACAAACGTAACACTAACAGGCCAGCGTTGATAATGATGACACAGCCAGGCCCTTTAATTTACACATTGTACACAACTTATTGTTCAACTCTATTTTCACcatttatttgaaaaataaatcttTAATAAAAGCAATCTAGCAATAGCATTGTTTGTTATTGGAAGCCCCCTTTAATTAGTAATACTATATAATTATTACTACACTCAGTTGATGTTAATTTAACATTAAGTACTcccttatgaatattcatagatGCCTATTCTCTGTTCCATCCCTTCCCCTGTACATCTTGATTGGTTTTTAGACCTACTAAAGCCTGACTTGCTGACACGGTTTTCTTTCATCTCTATGTCTAAAACGTGTCCCCTCCCTGTGGCTGTCTGGAATCTGGATACAACAACTGTCTGGTCACTTGACGACGGGACTTGCTTTGCTTTTTGAACTGATTTCTAATTGGGATCCCAACATGGCACTGACATGGACCAAACTTGTATTTCTGCATCTCCTTGGATACCAACATTTACGCTGCTCCGCCACTCTACGGCATATGCGTTATACTTCAAATGACCAGgtaataaaaattgtttttattaaaattaattgatTGCCGAGAAGGTGATTAGAAAGttccacccccctcccccctcctccAATCACAAGCTAAGTCCTGCCATTCCGACAACTGTAAAAAATATACAGGTTAGTTATTGGTTTTGCTATTAATTGCATTTCCAGCTACAAATAGGCGGTTAAACAAAATTCTAACTCTAATCATTCACAATCCTCAAAAATAAGTAGTAAAATCTTTCTGAAGCTTTTTAATGCAAAGGACCCCAGGGTTGCATAATAGTCGCAAATTTAAACAGTACCCTGACAGGAAGTTCTACTAATGTACCAGTTGCTGAGAGTTAAGTGTAGTCTGTGCACAAGTGCATATATATTTGAATTGTTTGCCTTCAGCAATGTTGGTCTGTACAAAGAGGTGCATACAATATATGCACATGACTTGGATGGTCGATTCTAAACAGTATTGTTACGCACACCCtgcatataaaaatattaaaaaacatattttactAACCGGAAGTTGTTAAATTGTTCTTTTATCCTGAAACAGATTACAGAAGAAGTCGCAAAGCTCCTTGCGCTGAAAGCTCAAATTGGAGATGAGGGCAAGTCAAAAAAGTTTGTCCTCAAGACACCCAAGGTAAGGCTATTTCGAAAGACTTTTGTCTAAactacaaataataaataatttttaactcgattttgaaacattttgagacAGCTCATGACAAGTTCAAAATACTCTAAGATATTGTTTTTACTGCATGTAGttttataactttttttaatattttacctTTGAGTACATATTATAACttgtttaaaaagtttatttttttttttcgtttgagtcaaaataatttttaggcTAAAATACATCTGTTCCACTCCGCCctaaaatttgaaattaatcTTAGTACAGCTGTCACTTTCAATTGCCATTATCAATTATTCTCTTCTTGACAACCAAGTCTGCAAAAAGTTTTTCACtttatttgaaaatctgtaGGGAGCAAGGGACTACAACCCAAAACAAATGGCCATAAGGGAGGGTGTCTTCAAGACGATTGTTGAGTGCTTCAAACGCCATGGAGCTGAGACTATTGACACTCCTGTCTTTGAGCTCAAGGATACACTGACAGGAAAGTACGGAGAAGACTCTAAGCTCATCTACGATTTGAAGGACCAAGGAGGGGAGATTCTATCACTGCGATATGATTTGACCGTATCCTTTATCATAAACACCAACTCTAGCCCACTTGGAATTGTAACCTAGGATGCGATTCTAATGAACTGGAATGGAAGTCCAGACCTTGTCCGTAATTCCTTTGGCCATTGTAGCTTATGACTTAAGTCCAGTGCACTTGACTACTCAGCCACGACTTGTCAAGGCTTGGCATGTCACCTGTAAAGACATTTAGGTTTATTTACGGTATGGTCAGATTGTTgggttgggtttttttcctgAACAGAAATCCATAAAGGTACCATTTGCACGGTACTTGGCAATGAATAAGGTCAACAAAATCAAGCGTTATCACATTGCCAAGGTGTATCGTCGTGACAACCCTGCCATGACACGAGGCCGTTACAGGGAGTTCTACCAGTGTGTAAGTATGGGTTTGTTATCAATCCCTAACACCTCCTCATGATCGGAGATAGACTAAACCTTTAAGTTCCACCCCAAAATGAAGTGGCAAATTTAACTGCAAATTTATGCGaaccaaaaataattttgaattcCAAAATTTTACTCTTTGAAAACTGTGTCGGTAGAATGCTGAGGGCATCATTTTCTGCCGAATTCCACTTCGAGGAAAACTCGCTATTAAGAAAAGTACCAACTCAGTATCCTTTGTTGCTAATTACTTTAAATAAGTGAAATTCCCAAGACACATCATACAGTAGCAGCAACCAAGTGGAAAACGATTAGATTTAATTCAGAAATGCATCATTTACAGGATTTAAATACCTTCAGgtatttaaataaatttacaatgttttgtttctaaaagaaaaggtttattaatttttgcctgtattgttattttgtatctGTCAGGATTTTGATATTGCTGGCCAGTATGACTTAATGATCCCAGATGCAGAGTGTATTAAGATTGTGCATGAGATACTGACTAACTTGGGCTTGGGCGACTTTGTCATCAAGGTAAGCCAATTATAGTCTCTTTTTCCCCAATTGTTTTGAACAAGGCGTTTAGTTTTGTGTCCTTATAGAGCAGTGGACacaagctgtggtgtttctgtttCTGATCAAAGTGTTTCTGTATAGAATTCTTTTGAAAAGTGAACCTCCAATTTAATTTCTCCCCCATGCAGGTCAACCACAGACAGATCTTAGATGGGATGTTTGAGGTCTGCGGTGTGCCTGCTGAGAAGTTCCGCACTATATGCTCATCCGTCGACAAATTAGACAAGGTTTGGCTTAGTTTGGTTTTAGACACTCTATAAACAGACATCAATGCATTGGCGTGATCCTGCCACCGCCAATAGAGGTAAAACGATTATGAAACAATGGGAAAACCAACCACTATTTATGCATGGCGAACAAGATGGGCCAATGAGTAACCTCCTTGCAACATCCACACAAGGTGTCGCCAACTACAGTGATGGTCGTTTACACTGTTAACCCTTTGTGTGTAGGCCTACCTATATTTCTAAATCTTGAGAGCTGCagtaatttcatttatttcaagGAATATTTATTACCAGAAATAGAAAGAATTCATGTTAGTAAGTGAAATAAAGTGGCCTGGGAACAATCAAGGCTCAACACTGAAGTATTTTTGAATCTTGGAAAATGAGATGTTGACTTATATCACATAGAAGACAATTTGAACTGTGATAATTTTGCAGACATTTTGGGAAGACGTCCGTGCCGAAATGATCGACGAAAA
It encodes:
- the LOC139936487 gene encoding histidine--tRNA ligase, cytoplasmic-like isoform X1; its protein translation is MALTWTKLVFLHLLGYQHLRCSATLRHMRYTSNDQITEEVAKLLALKAQIGDEGKSKKFVLKTPKGARDYNPKQMAIREGVFKTIVECFKRHGAETIDTPVFELKDTLTGKYGEDSKLIYDLKDQGGEILSLRYDLTVPFARYLAMNKVNKIKRYHIAKVYRRDNPAMTRGRYREFYQCDFDIAGQYDLMIPDAECIKIVHEILTNLGLGDFVIKVNHRQILDGMFEVCGVPAEKFRTICSSVDKLDKTFWEDVRAEMIDEKGLDPVAADKIGKFVQMKGGPELIDQLLKDSPLTGSKAALEGLEAMKLLLKYCDIFGIQDKVSFDLSLARGLDYYTGIIYEAVLKGAETLPTKTGEQVGVGSVAGGGRYDGLVGMFDPKGKQVPCVGVSIGIERVFSIMEAKANAMKIRTTETEVLVASAQNGMLEERLKLCKELWDAGIKAKVAYKKNPKMLNQYQTAETSGIPIIAAIGDAELKNGTVTIRDTETRKEEQVSRADVISVIKDRCKLSATC
- the LOC139936487 gene encoding histidine--tRNA ligase, cytoplasmic-like isoform X2, encoding MAESDKQAILDQIKKQGEIVRTLKTEKAEKDKITEEVAKLLALKAQIGDEGKSKKFVLKTPKGARDYNPKQMAIREGVFKTIVECFKRHGAETIDTPVFELKDTLTGKYGEDSKLIYDLKDQGGEILSLRYDLTVPFARYLAMNKVNKIKRYHIAKVYRRDNPAMTRGRYREFYQCDFDIAGQYDLMIPDAECIKIVHEILTNLGLGDFVIKVNHRQILDGMFEVCGVPAEKFRTICSSVDKLDKTFWEDVRAEMIDEKGLDPVAADKIGKFVQMKGGPELIDQLLKDSPLTGSKAALEGLEAMKLLLKYCDIFGIQDKVSFDLSLARGLDYYTGIIYEAVLKGAETLPTKTGEQVGVGSVAGGGRYDGLVGMFDPKGKQVPCVGVSIGIERVFSIMEAKANAMKIRTTETEVLVASAQNGMLEERLKLCKELWDAGIKAKVAYKKNPKMLNQYQTAETSGIPIIAAIGDAELKNGTVTIRDTETRKEEQVSRADVISVIKDRCKLSATC